The Phormidium yuhuli AB48 DNA window AGGACGCGGACTACACGATTCTCTACAGTCATGGCAATGCGGAAGATTTAGGGATGATTTTACCCCGGCTGGCAGATTTGCAAAGCCTGGGATATGGGGTATTTGGCTATGACTACCAGGGGTATGGAACCAGTCAAGGCAGCCCTTCGGAATATAACACCTATCGAGATATCAATGCCGCCTACCGCTATCTGACCGAAACCCTGAAGATCCCGCCGAGCCATATTTGGGTCTATGGACGCTCTCTTGGCAGTGGCCCATCGGTGGATTTAGCCTCCCGAGAAGCGATCGCCGCCTTAACTGTTGAGAGTGGGTTCTTGTCGGCGTTCCGTGTCGTGACGCGGATACGACTATTTCCCTTTGATAAGTTTGATAATCTCAGTAAAATCCCCAATGTCTATAGTCCGGTGTTGTTTATTCATGGAACCGATGATCGTCTCATTCCCCTATTGCATGGGGAAGGTCTCTATGAGGCGGCCAATGACCCCAAAAAAGCCTTCTGGGTTGACGGAGCTGGCCATAACGACTTGTTAGAGGTGGTTGGCGATCGCTACCCCCAAGTTTTACAGGAGTTTGAGCAACTCATCCGCAAAGAACAACGTTAACCTAGATGAGATTTTTATTAAACGTTTTGACTTATGGAAGATATGGTAAGCCTCGGCGATCGCGGTCTACAGGTGCGTCCCCTAGGAATCGGGGCCTGGTCTTGGGGCGATCGCTTCTTTTGGCAATACGGCAGTGACTATGGTGAGGCTCAAGTCCGAGAGGCCTTTGAAACCGCCGTCGCCTCAGGAATTACCCTATTCGATACCGCCGAAGTCTATGGCAAAGGGGAATCGGAACAACTCCTCGGCCGCTTTGGGCAAACCTGCGACACCCCCGTTTACATCGCCACCAAATATGGCCCCCTCCCCTGGCGTCTGTTCAAATCCTCCGTCTACGATGCCGTCAGTGCCAGCCTAGAGCGCCTACAACTCGACTCCATTCCCCTGTATCAGGTGCATTGGCCCTTTACCTGCTTCATGTCCCAGGAAACCCTCCTTAACGCCTTAGCCGACGAAGTAGAGCGGGGACGAATTCAGGCGGTGGGGGTCAGTAACTATTCCGCCGACGAAATGGTTCAAGCTCAGCAGATTCTCCAGAGTCGAGGGGTCTCCCTGGCGGTGAATCAAGTGCGGTATTCCCTGCTCTCACGGACGATTGAAACCAAAGGGATTCTCGACACCGCCAAGGATTTGGGGGTGGTCTTGTTAGCCTACAGTCCCCTGGCCCAAGGCCTGCTAACGGGGAAATATACCCCCAGTAATCCCCCCGGCGGTGCCCGGAAAATGGATGCTAAATTCAGTGCCAAAGGCCTACAACGCATTGAACCCCTCTTAGGGATTTTGCGAGACTTGGGCCAGCAGTACCAGAAAACGCCGGCCCAGGTGGCACTCAATTGGCTGATTGGCCAAGGGGGGGTGATCCCTATCCCTGGGGCTAAGAACGGCAAACAGGCGCAGGATAATGCGGGAGCCTTAGGCTGGCAGTTGTCCTCGGAGGATTGGATTCGCTTAGAACAAGCCAGTCGGCCTTGGCTGTAGGATCTGTAATACCGAAGACAACGGAATTGATTATGAAACGGATTTTAGTAACGGGAGCCACGGGACGAACTGGCTCTCTAGTGGTGCAGAAACTACGAGAACGACCTCAAGAGTTTGACGTGGTGGGCTTTGCTCGCTCCCCACAGAAGGCTGAGCAGGTGTTTGGCTCCACGGAGGGATTCGTGTTTGGGGATATCGGCGATCGCCACAGCTTAGACAAAGCCATGAACGGCTGTGAGGGATTAGTCATCCTCACCAGTGCGGTTCCCCAGGTGGTGGCCCCTCCTTCGGAACCCGGACAACGGCCCACCATGGGATTCGCCCCAGGGGGAGAGCCGGAACAGGTAGACTATCAGGGCCAGGTGAATCAGATTGAGGCGGCTAAGGCGGCTGGGGTTCAGCAGGTGGTCCTGGTGGGGTCTATGGGGGGAACCGATGAGAACCATTTTTTGAATAGCATTGGCAATGGCAAGATTCTGATTTGGAAGCGCAAGGCTGAACAGTATCTCATTAACTCGGGATTGCCCTATACCATTATCCGAGCCGGGGGACTCCTGGATGAGCCGGGGGGCGATCGCGAGCTATGGGTTGGCGATGACGATCACCTCTTACATCAGCCCCCAGACGGCGTTAACCCCTCGATTCCCCGTGCTGATGTGGCCGAATTGGTGGTGCAGGCGTTCCGAGAAACTACCGCCCGCAATCGGGCCTTTGATGTGATTTCCAACCCTCAGGGCCCGGTGACTCGTGATTTTGCGGCTCTGTTTGCCCGGACGACCCCGGGATAGGTTCCCCCAATTTGATAAAATCCCTGTACGAATCCCAGAGGCCCTTGAGAGCGCTATGAGGACATGGGAGAGCCTCGTCCATGAGTGGCGATCGCGATTGGAGATGGAGCATCCACACCGCACTCCCGAAACTCGGGAGGCGGTTTTGTGCTGGCTGTTGACGGACCAAGGGGAGGAGTTTAATGGGTTAGATGAGGAGCATCAGCAAGTCCTGGAACAGTCTATGGAGTTCTGCTACAACATCCTCTGTCAACGCTATCTGGGGGTCTCTCCTGAGGCGGCCTATCGTCATTTAATCCGTCGTTTGGGGAGTTTGGTGCTGTTACGCAATAAGATTCGCACCTGGGTTTCCCTGAGTCGCGATCGCCGTCGTACGGTGGTGGATGTGGTGCAGGAAGTGTTGCAGGAAATGCTCAATAGCGATCGCTATCTGCAAGGGGAAATGCGACGGATTACCCGCTGCGGGGGCGATCGCCACCTACAAAATGCCCTGGTTCTCGCCAGTTTAGAGGAATACTGTCTCCGGCCGATCCGCAATCAACCCTTATTGGTTTATCGCTTTGTCAATTACCTACGCCGTAGCCAACGGGGGGGGCTGACGC harbors:
- a CDS encoding alpha/beta hydrolase codes for the protein MVSPRRSRLRRYLIGEFSLKRMIASVLFIYFCICLYAYFGSERSIFLPPPPSYSDSEAIIKLPVDENTEISAVHLPNEDADYTILYSHGNAEDLGMILPRLADLQSLGYGVFGYDYQGYGTSQGSPSEYNTYRDINAAYRYLTETLKIPPSHIWVYGRSLGSGPSVDLASREAIAALTVESGFLSAFRVVTRIRLFPFDKFDNLSKIPNVYSPVLFIHGTDDRLIPLLHGEGLYEAANDPKKAFWVDGAGHNDLLEVVGDRYPQVLQEFEQLIRKEQR
- a CDS encoding aldo/keto reductase, translated to MEDMVSLGDRGLQVRPLGIGAWSWGDRFFWQYGSDYGEAQVREAFETAVASGITLFDTAEVYGKGESEQLLGRFGQTCDTPVYIATKYGPLPWRLFKSSVYDAVSASLERLQLDSIPLYQVHWPFTCFMSQETLLNALADEVERGRIQAVGVSNYSADEMVQAQQILQSRGVSLAVNQVRYSLLSRTIETKGILDTAKDLGVVLLAYSPLAQGLLTGKYTPSNPPGGARKMDAKFSAKGLQRIEPLLGILRDLGQQYQKTPAQVALNWLIGQGGVIPIPGAKNGKQAQDNAGALGWQLSSEDWIRLEQASRPWL
- a CDS encoding SDR family oxidoreductase; amino-acid sequence: MKRILVTGATGRTGSLVVQKLRERPQEFDVVGFARSPQKAEQVFGSTEGFVFGDIGDRHSLDKAMNGCEGLVILTSAVPQVVAPPSEPGQRPTMGFAPGGEPEQVDYQGQVNQIEAAKAAGVQQVVLVGSMGGTDENHFLNSIGNGKILIWKRKAEQYLINSGLPYTIIRAGGLLDEPGGDRELWVGDDDHLLHQPPDGVNPSIPRADVAELVVQAFRETTARNRAFDVISNPQGPVTRDFAALFARTTPG